ACCGCCAAGTGTAGCGAACTACAAGTCAGTACTAGTAGTTGTAAATCAAGAGGTTGTGGGATGAAAGATTAGTGTCTTACCTCTTATTAATCCTATCAATAAGTGAATTAACACTTTCAGCTAATTCCTTTTTCAAATCCCCAAACATTTCTCTAATAGCCACTTTCTTTCGAATCAAAAATAAACCAATCACGATCAAAACAACAACAGGCAACATCCATCTTAATGCACCCATCCAAAAGCTGGCAGCAGTACTTCCACGATAGCTTAATTCCAAACGATTTCCAGTCAATTCAAAATCACAAAGATCATGAATATTCTCATCCGACTTGATCAGGGCAGAGACTGCTTTGGTAGATGTATTCTGTTTTACCGTATTTGTCACAATCTTCTCAGGCATAACAGCTACAGTAACAGATTCTTTCGAATTCACAGAAGCAAATACATAATGCCCATGAAGTTTCTCACCATTTTGATTCGCAGGTAATGAAATCTTATCAGAAAATGTGACCTTCTTACCACCAGCAAATGAAAAATGCGCTTGTGATTTCATCAAACTATTCGGAAACAAAGCAGAGAAATCCTTATTACAGTCTGAAACACTTCCTTTTTGTACAAAAGATAACGTAACATTCTGATCACCATCTAAATTTACAGAATCAATGGTTTGTCCTTTGAACTGCTTTTTGATCACAGATAACTGATGGTCAGTCACAGCCTTTTCAAAAGAAAAAGACACTTTACGACGGATATCTTTGGATGTGTTCCATACCGTAGCAATCTCATAAGTTGAAATTGGCTGTGTAACAGAAGAAGTAAAGCTGATTTCTTTTTGTTTGATCGAATCACTAAACATCTGTTTTTCATCAAATGTATAAGTAACAGGAATCTTTTGGTTTTTCTGAATAAAATGAGAGAGATCCAGAGATTCTTCATAGTTGATCTTCAGTGTAAAAGGGTTGCCCTTGCTGCATGTGGAGCTGTAAGTTCCAAAAGAATTCTTTGAATGAAGGACAGTTCTTGTTTTCTGTGCAAGATCAGAGAAATTGTTGGCGTCAAAACTGATACATAAAGTTTTTCCATCGGATGTATTTTCCCAAGTGATATCATTTCCAGCAAAATAAGAACGGATCTTTCCTGCATTTTGATCTAATGTTTGTTGTGGAAGATCAAATTCTATCACTCTTGCAAGTTTTCCAGATTTCTTTGTCTTTGTATCAATATGAATGGAAGATAATGGTACATAAGCCATTTCATCAATATTGATCTTATCTTTCGTTTCATAAGTTGTTCCAAGGAAAGAAATCTCCGTACTTTTTAAATCCCATAGGTCAGAAGAGGAGTCTTTGTCAATATATTTTCCCTCATACAAAGCCGTATAAAGCCATGTCATCAGATCTTTAGATGTGAAATTTTCTTTGTAAATAAGACCGGAAACAAATGGGGAATCTCCATATTCATAAGTGATCTCTGGGGAAAAATTAAGAAGATCACGAACTTTCTTCTTATAATCATCAAGAGAAGAAAAACGAAGATAGAAAGTATACGCATCGTTTCCGTCAGAAGAAGATGAAGTATAAGTAAGAGCATCCGGGCAGGATTCTTTGATGAGTTTATTAAGATCTTCTTTGCTTCCCTTGAAATAACTATGAAAATCGCGGGAAGAAAAGGTACAAGACATCACTCTTGTACCTGAAAAGTCTTTATTTAATTTTACTGTACTGGTAAGATTCACACCGCACCCGCATAAGAGAAGCAGTGAGAACAGTAATCCAAAAAGAAAAACTTTTTTCTTCATAAGGGTCTCCTTATTATTTGAGATTAGCTAAATAAGTATCATTGATCGCAATAACTTTTTTCATAGCATCACGTCCTGGAGCTCCGATCGTATTACGTTTTTCAACGCAAGTTTTCATGCTGATGGCATCATAAATATCTTCTTCGAAAGCAGGGCTGATCTTCTGGTATTCATCTAGAGGAAGTTCATCTAGAGAAATATGTTTATCAAGACAAAGAAGTACAAGCTGCCCAACGATTCCGTGAGCATCGCGGAAAGGAACACCGTGATTTACAAGATAATCCGCAGCATCAGTTGCATTTGTAAATCCGTGTTTTGCACTTTTTTCCATCTGTGGTTTGTTAAATGTCATGGTATTCATCATTCCATTAAATAAAGAAATACATCCTTTGACAGTATCGATCGCGTCAAATGTAAGTTCTTTATCTTCCTGCATATCTTTGTTATATGCCAGAGGGATTCCTTTCATTGTTGTAAGGATAGAAGTTAAAGCTCCATAGACACGTCCTGTCTTACCACGAACTAACTCAGCAATATCAGGATTCTTTTTCTGAGGCATGATACTGCTTCCTGTACTGAATCCGTCATCAATGGATACAAATTTGTATTCGTTAGAGTTCCAGATGATAACTTCTTCACTGAAACGGCTTAAATGCATCATGATCGTAGATAGAGCAGATAAAAGCTCGATCACATAATCACGGTCAGATACAGAATCCATACTGTTTAATGTAGGACCATAAAAATTAAGCAAAGAAGCTGTTTGTTCACGGTCTAATGGATAAGTAGTACCTGCAAGAGCACCAGCTCCTAAAGGACAGTAGTTCATTCTATCATAAATGTCAGTTAAACGGCTGTAATCTCTTTTAAACATTTCCATGTAAGCACCTACATGGTGAGCAAGAGTGACAGGTTGAGCTTTCTGAAGATGTGTAAATCCAGGCATAAATGTATCAATGTGTTCTTTCATGATACGATGAAGTGTTTCCATTAATTCTTTTAATAAATATTTGATATCAACAATTTCATCTCTTGTATAAAGTTTCATATCTAAAGCAACCTGATCATTACGGCTTCTTCCAGTGTGAAGTTTCTTTCCAACATCACCGATACGATCAATAAGGTTTGCCTCTACAAAGCTATGGATATCTTCATATTCACTTGTGATCTCAACTGCTCCAGTTTGGATATCCTTTGAAATTCCTTTTAAACCATCGATGATCTGATCACGTTCTTCTTCTGTTAATACACCAACACTTGCAAGCATCGTAACATGTGCAATACTTCCGCGGATGTCTTGTTTATAAAATTTCTGGTCAAAGGAAATAGATGCATTAAAGTTGTAAACTAACTGATCTGTTTCTTTTGTGAAGCGACCGCCCCATAATTGTGCCATAAGTGTTTCCTCTTTTCTGTATATATTTTTATTCTTTATCATAAAATCAAATGAATTTACTTTTCTATTCTACATGAAATAACTCGATTTTGCCACAAATTTTTTGCATCAAAGGGGAAAAATTTATTTTTGACACTCTCATCATATAGATTCTTTGAATTAAGATAGAATAGACAGAGAAAAATTAACGCACAATAAAAAGAAAGTTATGAAAATGGGCGGTGACTATGAAAAAGAGATATCAGATAGAAAAATATACAATCCTGTTTGCGATTGGAGGAATGGCATATTTTTTGCTGGAAGTTTTAGTACGTGGATATTCACATTATTCGATGTTTTTATGTGGTGGGGCATGTTTCCTTTGCTGTGGGCTTCTAAACGAAAATGTAAAGATCAAGATAAGTTTTATTAGTCAGATGGTATTATCTTCTGTGATCATCACGGTATTAGAACTTATTACAGGTTTTATTGTAAATATATGGCTTAAGATGGATATTTGGGATTATTCGCATCTTCCATATAACTTTAAGGGGCAGATCTGTTTATTGTACTCGGTATTTTGGTTTCTTATTTCAAGTGTAGCAATCGTGCTGGATGATTTTCTAAGATACAAATTATTCAATGAAGAAAAGCCACATTATAAGATTTTTTAAGAATGTAGTATAAATAGTAGTTCACAGGGAAAGCTATCGACATTTGAGAGAAATTCTGTTAATCTATTATAGGTACAAATAGTAGATTGGAGGAACAACAAAATGAAATTTACAATGGGAAGGACAATGAAGATCCTTGTAGCAATTTTGATCGTAGCAATCATTGCGATCGTTATGCTCTCACCATATTCTTTTGAAAAATATACAGCATCATCTAAAATGATTCAGGTTACTTCGACTGATACTGTAACAAAAGATGCAAATGGTAAGAAAAAACAGCAGGTATATTCATATAAAAAAGATGATAAAAAATACACAGAGATCGTTAATGTTTTAGATCAGTATTCTTATCATTTTACAACAAAGACATTAACTAACTCATCTCAGATGAGTGATTCTAGTAAGCCACAGATGATCATGTTATTTGGAAATAAAATGCTTGTGATCAGTGATTCAGGAGAAATCCTTCTAGATAATCATGTATACCGCATGGGATATTCTGGTGGAAAAGATGCGAAAAAAATGATGAAAAGCATCAACAAGATTTTAAAGAGTGAATAAAATATAATAGGGGAAGACATCATGGGATATAAACGTCTTTATAAAAATTTGATTGACATTATCAAGGAAGAACAGGCAAAATTGGGATTTCGAAGAGAAAGTATCCGTCTGTACTATCCATTAAGTTCGTTAAACCATTTTTTTGAAACACAGGATACAGAAGAACAGATGAAAAACAGACTTCATGGAATACCAGATTTTATCAAAGAAACTTTAGGAGATATCAAAGTTACTAGCAAAAAAGAAAGATTTTGCTTCTATATTTCAGAAGAAGGCAGTAACTACGTCCATGAAAATACAAACCCAAATGAATTTATCAAAGAACTGGTAGAAATCGTTGGAAAACACGGATGTAAAATGGAAGATATTATTGCGTTATTTAAACAACATGATAAAAACATGTTTGTAGAAGAAATTCATAATGGAGAATTTGATTATCTGATCCGTTTTTCAGAAGAAAATGAAGATCCATATTATTACTGTTTTCACGATGAGGGATGTCATATCATCTATCACCGTTTTTTACCAGAAGATTATGAAGATTTCGGATTTTAAACAATGTTATTATGAATATATACAGGAGGAATAAGTTATGAGTGAATTATTAGACATGATCAAAACAAGAAGAAGCATCAGAAAGTACAAATCAGATATGGTACCAAAAGAGATCATTGATAAGATCGTAGAAGCAGGAACTTACGCAGCCACAGGAATGGGACAGCAGTCACCGATTATTCTTGCAGTTACGAACAAAGAAGTGAGAGATAAACTGTCTAAATGGAATGCAGATATCATGGGAACAGACACCGACCCATTTTATGGAGCACCTGTTGTATTGGTTGTCTTAGCAGACAAAAACCGTCCAACAGCAGTCTATGACGGAAGTCTTGTTATGGCAAATCTAATGTTAGAAGCTCATGATTTAGGAATCGGAAGCTGTTGGATCCACAGAGCAAAAGAAGAATTTGAAAGTGAAGAAGGGAAAGAATTATTAAAATCTCTGGGAATTGAAGGGGATTATGTTGGAATCGGACATTGCGTACTTGGATATGTCGATGGAGAGTATCCGGGAATTCCTGAACGTAAAGATAATTGGGTGTACTATGTAGAATAAATTTTAATTTTGTAAGTTGGCCAACTGTAGTCTTTCAGTATATGATAAAAAATAAATAAGCAACCGAAAGCGATGCGGTGGAATTTTGCTCATATTTTGAACAAATCGCTGATTCGCCCAATTTCCTACGAAAACTCGCTCTGGAGTTTTGTCTAAGACCAAAGTCTTTGAAGCTCAGACATTCGTCCAATTGGGCTGCGAATTTATTCAAAATATGGCAAAATTCCAATGCATCGCTTTCGGTTGCTTATTTATTTTTTATCATATACCTGAAGTCTATAGGGTGGACAATTCACAAGATTGGAAAATTTAAGGTGGTGTGTATGTTTTACTGTATTGTTTATATATTTAGGTAATCGATAGCTGAAAATTCTCGCAATTTAAGGTTTCGTAGAAATTAAGATAAGAGAAATCATTAACCAATACCGTTTAATATACACACTGTGTAGTGATTTGAATAGTGTTCTGTTGTATGAGTCAGAAAGAAGATAAGAAGAAATATTTATAAGAAAAAAGGGTGACAACATGAGCACTTTTTGAATGCGTTTTTTACAAATTCGCAGCGCCCTGTGGTCGATTGTCTGAACGGAGCTGCGGGCATTTTGGCTCGCAGCAAGTGAGACAATATGTAATGACCCCCAAGTTTGTAGGATCGTGGATTTACCTGTATACTATGAATTGGAAACTAACAATGGTAACAGGGATTACCGCATACAAATTGGAGGTCATTATATGAATTATAACACAGTTTACGTAGGAATGGACGTTCATAAGGAAAGTTTTACTCTTTGTTCTTGCAAATATGAAGATGAAAAGGCATCTCATTACCAGAGAACACCAGCCAGTTACAAGAATGTATTAAGATATCTTGCATTTCTTCGCACTATATATGGAGAAGATACAAGATTTGTGTGTGGCTACGAAGCAGGATGCCTTGGGTATTCTTTGTATCATCAATTGGAAAATTTTAATGTGGAATGTGTGATCCTTGCACCAACTACAATGCTCGAACAACGCAGCAAAAGAAGGATTAAGACTGATAAAAGAGATGCAGAGATCATTGCAAAATCTCTGGCACAGCACAATTACAGTCCGGTACATATTCCAACGAAAATGGATAATCAGACAAAAGAATTCATCCGTATGCGTGATGATCATAAAGCGGAATTGAAAAAGATTAAACAACAGATCCTTGCCTTCTGTTTACGTCAGGGTTATCAGTATGATGGAAGTGGTAACTGGACAGCAAAACATGTGAAATGGCTGAGATCATTAAAAACAGAGGGTCTTTATAAAGAAATACTTGATGAATATCTGCTGACTTATACAATCCTGACAGATAAACTGAACCGTCTGGATCAGAGGATTGAAGAACTAGCATCCAAAGAAGAGTATAAAGAATCTGTCAGTAAGTTAACCTGTTTTCTAGGAATCAAGATACATACTGCGTTATCTGTAATTGTTGAAGTTGGAGACTTTCAGCGTTTTGTATCTGCACGAAAGTTTGCAGGGTATCTTGGATTGGTACCTGGACAACATTCCAGTGGCGATGACAGAAACGGACTTGGCATTACAAAAGCAGGGAACACCCATGTACGCAGACTGTTGGTAGAATCCGCACAAAGTTATACCCGTGGAAAGATCGGATATAAATCAAGAGTCTTAAGATCACGACAGGCGGGAAATTCACCGCAGATAATCAATTATGCAGACAGGGCAAATGAACGTCTGAGACGGCGTTATTACCAGATGGTTCTGAAAGATGGTAAAAAATATAATATTGCAAAAATAGCAGTTGCAAGAGAGCTTGCTTGTTTTATATGGGGAATGATGACAGATAATATTTACTGATATAAATATAGCACATTGATCACTATATCAAGACCAAGCCGCCAAAGGCGGTACTGCGTAGTCTTGACATACTGATCGATGTGCTAGAAATGATAATCAAGATGATGTAAGCCGGTCTCTGCCGCATACATCATCCAGCCTGTAATTAAAGTTGCAACTGAAGGCATCCCGAAAGAGTTTCGAATATGTTTAGGTTTGAACTATCTACGAGATAACTCTGTTGGCGCAGTAATATCTGTGATCCACGCCAGTGAGACAGCTAGAGTTCGCGGCGGACCATTGACCTGTCGGTAACCAATCCACGTATATCAGAGTGGCCAATGCCGGGAACTGATACATCGGAACTCTTTCTGGATGTCTTCAGAAACAATAAAATAAACATTTGTTGTGATTTCTGTTAATTTACTATTGACAAAAGTCATTACATATCAGTTATCGAAGGAACAGGCGCGGATCGGCGATTTGTAAAAAACGCTTTCAAAAATGCGGAGTGTCACCCTTTTTTCTTATAAATATTTCTTCTTATCTTCTTTCTGACTTATACATGTAACATCATTACAATCAGAATTTATTTATTATTATTCTTCTCAGCTTCCTGCATCTTCATAGCACGAACTTTTAAAGGAAGTCCAAATAATGTAATAAATCCATCCGCATCATGATGATCATACATATCACCAGTTGTGAAAGATGCTAAAGATTCGTTGTATAAGCTGTATGGAGAAGTAGTTCCAGCCTTGATGATATTACCTTTGTAAAGTTTGAATTTAACTTCACCTGTTACATACTGCTGAGTAGATGTAACGAATGCCTGGATTGCTTCACGAAGTGGTGTGAACCATTTTCCTTCGTATACAACCTGAGCCATCTGGCTTCCAAGTTTCTTTTTAGCTTCCATTGTTTCACGGTCAAGGATTAATTCTTCTAACTGATCGTGAGCTGCCATTAAGATTGTTCCACCTGGAGTTTCATATACACCACGGGATTTCATTCCTACAACACGGTTCTCAACGATATCAACGATACCGATACCATTTTCACCACCAAGACGGTTTAATTCAGTGATGATCTCAGAAACTTTCATTTCTTTTCCGTTTAATGTTTTAGGAACACCAGCTTCAAATGTCATAGTAACTTCTGTATCTTTATCAGGAGCGTTTTCTGGAGCTACTCCTAAAACAAGCATGTTGTCGTAGTTTGGTGCTAAAGAAGGATCTTCTAATTCAAGACCTTCGTGACTGATATGCCATAAGTTACGGTCACGGCTGTAGCTGTGGCTTGCGTCAAATGGAAGGTGGATTCCGTGTGCTTCACAGAATTCAATCTCATCTTCACGAGACTGCATTGTCCATACATCTGTCATACGCCATGGAGCAATAATCT
The sequence above is drawn from the Anaerostipes hadrus ATCC 29173 = JCM 17467 genome and encodes:
- a CDS encoding putative ABC transporter permease gives rise to the protein MKKRYQIEKYTILFAIGGMAYFLLEVLVRGYSHYSMFLCGGACFLCCGLLNENVKIKISFISQMVLSSVIITVLELITGFIVNIWLKMDIWDYSHLPYNFKGQICLLYSVFWFLISSVAIVLDDFLRYKLFNEEKPHYKIF
- a CDS encoding DUF3877 family protein — encoded protein: MGYKRLYKNLIDIIKEEQAKLGFRRESIRLYYPLSSLNHFFETQDTEEQMKNRLHGIPDFIKETLGDIKVTSKKERFCFYISEEGSNYVHENTNPNEFIKELVEIVGKHGCKMEDIIALFKQHDKNMFVEEIHNGEFDYLIRFSEENEDPYYYCFHDEGCHIIYHRFLPEDYEDFGF
- a CDS encoding nitroreductase, which encodes MSELLDMIKTRRSIRKYKSDMVPKEIIDKIVEAGTYAATGMGQQSPIILAVTNKEVRDKLSKWNADIMGTDTDPFYGAPVVLVVLADKNRPTAVYDGSLVMANLMLEAHDLGIGSCWIHRAKEEFESEEGKELLKSLGIEGDYVGIGHCVLGYVDGEYPGIPERKDNWVYYVE
- a CDS encoding argininosuccinate synthase, whose translation is MKEKVVLAYSGGLDTTALIPWLKETFDYEVICCCVNCGQGNELDGLDERAKLSGASKLYIEDIVDDFCDNYIMPCVQAGAVYEHQYLLGTSMARPAIAKKLVEIARKENAVAICHGATGKGNDQIRFELGIKALAPDIKIIAPWRMTDVWTMQSREDEIEFCEAHGIHLPFDASHSYSRDRNLWHISHEGLELEDPSLAPNYDNMLVLGVAPENAPDKDTEVTMTFEAGVPKTLNGKEMKVSEIITELNRLGGENGIGIVDIVENRVVGMKSRGVYETPGGTILMAAHDQLEELILDRETMEAKKKLGSQMAQVVYEGKWFTPLREAIQAFVTSTQQYVTGEVKFKLYKGNIIKAGTTSPYSLYNESLASFTTGDMYDHHDADGFITLFGLPLKVRAMKMQEAEKNNNK
- a CDS encoding IS110 family transposase — its product is MNYNTVYVGMDVHKESFTLCSCKYEDEKASHYQRTPASYKNVLRYLAFLRTIYGEDTRFVCGYEAGCLGYSLYHQLENFNVECVILAPTTMLEQRSKRRIKTDKRDAEIIAKSLAQHNYSPVHIPTKMDNQTKEFIRMRDDHKAELKKIKQQILAFCLRQGYQYDGSGNWTAKHVKWLRSLKTEGLYKEILDEYLLTYTILTDKLNRLDQRIEELASKEEYKESVSKLTCFLGIKIHTALSVIVEVGDFQRFVSARKFAGYLGLVPGQHSSGDDRNGLGITKAGNTHVRRLLVESAQSYTRGKIGYKSRVLRSRQAGNSPQIINYADRANERLRRRYYQMVLKDGKKYNIAKIAVARELACFIWGMMTDNIY
- the argH gene encoding argininosuccinate lyase, producing the protein MAQLWGGRFTKETDQLVYNFNASISFDQKFYKQDIRGSIAHVTMLASVGVLTEEERDQIIDGLKGISKDIQTGAVEITSEYEDIHSFVEANLIDRIGDVGKKLHTGRSRNDQVALDMKLYTRDEIVDIKYLLKELMETLHRIMKEHIDTFMPGFTHLQKAQPVTLAHHVGAYMEMFKRDYSRLTDIYDRMNYCPLGAGALAGTTYPLDREQTASLLNFYGPTLNSMDSVSDRDYVIELLSALSTIMMHLSRFSEEVIIWNSNEYKFVSIDDGFSTGSSIMPQKKNPDIAELVRGKTGRVYGALTSILTTMKGIPLAYNKDMQEDKELTFDAIDTVKGCISLFNGMMNTMTFNKPQMEKSAKHGFTNATDAADYLVNHGVPFRDAHGIVGQLVLLCLDKHISLDELPLDEYQKISPAFEEDIYDAISMKTCVEKRNTIGAPGRDAMKKVIAINDTYLANLK